The DNA region TCCACGACGTACTTGTTGTGGACGATCTCCTTGCGCACGTAGATCGGGGCGCCATGGAGCTCGAGGGCCTTCTCGACGGCGATCACGGCTCGATCAACTCCCGCGCAATAGCCGCGGGGCGCGGCGAGGAGAACACGCTTTGAGTGAGACGAGGGCATGAAATCCATCCTACGTGGCAGGCTGAGAGGGTGACCCACTCTCTCAACGAGCGCGACGGCGCTGTGCTTCCCAACAGCGCGCTTCCCAACCCGGCGCTGCCTGCAGCGAGAGCGTCCCTCCCCGCGACCGCCGCCGAGACATCGGCCGAGCGACCGTGGCCAGTGCGCCACCTGAGCCCCAAGATCGGTGAGTACGTCGCGCGCATAAGCCCCGTATGGGTCGAGGGTCAGGTACTCAACGTCAAGAGATGGAAGCACTTGGTGTTCCTGACCTTGCGCGACACCGACGAGAACATGTCGCTCAAGGCGACGATTCCTTGGGCACAGGCCGAGGCGATGGGGATACCGCTCGACGACGGTGCGCGAGTCGTGCTCCACGCTCAGCCCCAGTGGTGGACCAGGAGCGGCGACCTGCAGATGGTCGCCGACGAGGCGCGTGCCGTGGGCCTCGGCGACCTGTTGGCCCGCATCGAGGCCCTCAAGAACGCCCTCGGAGCGGAGGGACTCTTCGCCCCCGACCGCAAGGTTCCGCTCCCCGTCATCCCGCGCCGCATCGGCCTTGTCGTCGCGACCCAGGGCGACGCCGAGCACGACGTGGTGACCAACGCGCTCTTGAGGTGGCCCGCGGCGCGCTTCGAGATTCGCAGGGTCACTGTCCAGGGCCCGCGTGCGGTTCCCGAGGTCGTGAAGGCGATGCGCGAGCTCGACGCGATCGAGGACGTCGACGTGATCGTCGTCGCGAGAGGAGGCGGCTCCCTCGAGGATTTGCTCGCCTTCAGTGACGAGTCGCTCGTGCGCGCCGCAGCGGCGATTGTCACGCCCCTCGTCAGCGCGATTGGGCATGAATTGGACTCTCCCCTGCTCGACCTGGTCGCGGACTATCGCGCGTCGACCCCGACCGATGCCGGAAAACACGTGGTCCCCGACGCGGCGCTCGAGCGGGACAGGCTCGCCGGCGCGCGCGCCTTGATGCTCGGTGCGCTCAGCTCACGATTGGGCCGCGAGCGGGAGCGCATCACCGACCTGCGCTCGAGGCCCGTTCTCGCTCAACCCGTCCGGATGCTCGCCCCGCATAGGGACGTGGTCTCGCTCGCCCGTTCAGGGCTGAGAGCCGCAGTCTCGGGCGCCATCGCGCGAGCACGCTCCGACACTTCAACATCGGTCGCTGCGCTCAATGCCTTGAGCCCTCAATCGACGCTCGAACGCGGTTACGCCGTCGTGCGCACCGAAAAGGGTGACATCGTCCGCGCCCACAACGACGTCGCCGTGGGCGGGCACCTCTCGATCCGGTTGGCACGCGGCAACCTCGACGCGGACGTCACGGCCGTCTCCGCGCCCTCATAGGGCGCGCGCGAACCCGTCTGCTAAGAACGCAGAGCTCCTAGCAGCCCCGTCATCCCGCCACCCTTCTTGGCAAGGCGTGCCTTCGCGGGTCCGATGGCGTCCTTGTGCT from Demequina lutea includes:
- the xseA gene encoding exodeoxyribonuclease VII large subunit, translated to MTHSLNERDGAVLPNSALPNPALPAARASLPATAAETSAERPWPVRHLSPKIGEYVARISPVWVEGQVLNVKRWKHLVFLTLRDTDENMSLKATIPWAQAEAMGIPLDDGARVVLHAQPQWWTRSGDLQMVADEARAVGLGDLLARIEALKNALGAEGLFAPDRKVPLPVIPRRIGLVVATQGDAEHDVVTNALLRWPAARFEIRRVTVQGPRAVPEVVKAMRELDAIEDVDVIVVARGGGSLEDLLAFSDESLVRAAAAIVTPLVSAIGHELDSPLLDLVADYRASTPTDAGKHVVPDAALERDRLAGARALMLGALSSRLGRERERITDLRSRPVLAQPVRMLAPHRDVVSLARSGLRAAVSGAIARARSDTSTSVAALNALSPQSTLERGYAVVRTEKGDIVRAHNDVAVGGHLSIRLARGNLDADVTAVSAPS